TCAGGATCATAATCAGAACTCACTGGGCCTGGCAGCCACGATTGCTCATGAGATGGGTCATAACATGGGCATGTCCCATGATGAATATCCCTGCATGTGTGGCTCATCCAATTCCTTCTGTATCATGACAGAGCGTGTGGGGTAAGCAGTATTTGTGTAATGTTATACTGTGTTTTCAGTGTGCTGTTTATTTTTGCTTTGGTCAGAAATAAGATCTGTCTGTTTTTTACTCCCTGTGTAATGATCatcaattatattataatatattataattatattataatatctgAAAGTGcatcttttaatatatatatatatatatatatatatatactgtactttaAAGATTTGAAGTACCCTACAAATGCACATGCAATATACTCAAGCACACTACTTCACAAGCAAAGTAAGACAAGTGCATGAAACTCTTTAGACCTTTAAACTTCACTTTGGTAAAAACACAAACTGAGCCTTCTGTTGCAGTTAGATCTAGTAAAAAATGACAACATTGGAGtacactacacaacttttaaaaTCTGGGCAGaagtcatgtagtgtattccagccttaagtGAACTGCTCTGCCTAGTTTAAAGCCTGCACTGTCGGAAAAATGACAAATTCTTTGCCTGTCTAGCAATCAGTTCCCGGAGCAGTTTAGTGACTGTAGTCTGGAGCAGCTGAGTATGTTTCTAGACAACGCCAACCCCAGCTGCCTGCTGGACACCCCCATTTCATCCAGACTGTACAGTGGGTCTGTTTGTGGTAATGCCTTCCTGGACCCTGGAGAGCAGTGTGACTGTGGAACAGCTGAGGTACTGCACACATATCTGTCTGTAGTGACTCAGTCTAGCCCAGATGATcctttttaatgacatcattaatgcattaatgtagGTTCATCTTTGACTCAATATGATGTCTCACTGATGACTGTGTTTTTTTGTGTACTGTAAGGAATGTGAAAATCCATGCTGTGACCCCATGACCTGCAGGCTCACTGAAGGCTCACAATGTGCTCACGGAGACTGCTGTGAGAATTGCCAGGTAATGACCGTAAATGACTGTGTGTCTTTCGTTTCACTCTCAAGCATTGTGGGTCAAATTACTGTAAGTGGTGCAATACTCTGTGCTCCAACTAGAAAAATACTTCATGcccacacacctttttttttttttttttttttaaatggcactaTGAACACATGTTTTAGAATATAtctttatttaaaggaatagttcacccaaaaattgatTGCTGTCTTTGACTTGTCAGATAGTGTGGGTGGCATTACAAGAGTTTTCAAATGTCACCCAAACTTCTGTTTTAggcattttctgtttttttggATGGGAGGAAGGAGGTGCAGAATGCACTCACTAAATTGCAAGAAGTCACGACTTCTGGTGGGCATCCTTTCCTAGAGTGAGCCAAGAAAGTAATTGGCATAGGCACACTACCGGGATCAGACAGAGTCAAATAGTGTATTAAAGCTGACCcttgtttattgttatttgtttgtcCGTCCCATGGAAGAGCAAGATCCTCATATGGTTCCACTGAAATTTAAACCTAGAATCTTATGTTTATTAGACAAACACTTGAACCAACTGAGCCCCGATGCCAAAGGTTATTCATCTTGCATGGAAGGGTGACTCAGAAGAGCATAAAATCAAGGAAGGCTTTAAAAGGGTTGTTGAAGAGCTTATAAGAGTTCCCAAATGTCCCGCAAGACTCTTTTCTATAtgtattttgttgttatttacaGCTTCTCTTTTTTCATGCCAGATAAAAGATACTGAAAGCATGTGTCGAGCACCTGTAAATGAGTGTGACGTCCCAGAGTACTGCACAGGGCTCTCCGAGCAGTGCCCAGAGAATGATTTTAAGATGAATGGCATACCTTGCAGCTCTGGCCAGGGTTACTGCTATAATGGCCAATGCCCCACTCACCTCCAGCACTGCCAAAAACTTTGGGGAACAGGTAAGCGTGAGTTTATTGCCCAAAAGACCAAAATCTCTCCAACGTCTATGCAGCTGTGTTACAAGACAGTTCAGAAGCACAGTCAACATTCTTAAAGTTTGGAACGGCATGCAAATGAGTAGAGgatgacataatttacatttttaggtgaaacTGGAATCTGAACTACCGTCATATTATTAAACTCTGTGATTCCCTACAGCCCAACTACTTTGCTAAAACAACAGTTCATTCATTTTCACCAGCTGGGTTGATTTGCTCTTCCTTGATATCTCAGTATCCTGCTCTGCATGATGTTTCATATAAACACAGGACTGACATCTGCTTCAATATTGTGTGATCGTTTCCCTAGGTGCCAAAATTGGTACTGATAGATGCTTTCATCTAAACACATATGGAAAAAATGATTCTCACTGTGGAAAGACCAAAAATGGATACAAAGCCTGTACAAAAGAGTATGTCATCTTTTTCATTTTCTAAGTCAAAACAGCTCACAAAATGACTTTTTCCAGCTTCAATATTTGTCATAGCAcacttttttaaatgtgctttttttcCTTATATAGAAACAAGATTTGTGGTAAGATATTTTGCGAAGGAGGAAACGAATACCCCATTACTGGTCAGAAAGCTGTTATAGGAACATTATGGGGACTTTGCAATGTAGCTGGGGACCAATCAGAAGAGGACGCCCTCAGCATGGTTCCCACTGGCACAAAATGTGGACACAATAAGGTGAGCATGTAAGAAGTGTATTTAGACTATGATGGTAGGACTTGTTGGCACAAATATCAATCCTCTGGCTTATGTTTCAATAGGTTTGCTTTGATTATATGTGCCAAAACCTGACGGTTTACGGTAATATTGAAGACTGTGCACTACAATGCAATGGTAGAGGGGTGAGATCAAAGCGCCATTTCACTGAAACCAATAAGAGAATGTATTATAATTCCAAACTTAAAAAGCTTTAAAaggatttaaacaaacaaaaatagtgtgttcttttgtcttattttttgcaGATTTGCAATCATAAAAAACAATGCCACTGTGAGCCTGGTTGGGCACCTCCTTACTGTGAAGTCAGATATTCTGAATGGTCATCTGGTAATCAAACGCACTCCTCTTTTCATGTTTCAATGTAGTATCTGTAGTAATTTTGACACATTTTACTCTTGTTTCCAATTTAGGACAAAGAAAGATCATCGGCATCTCAGTAGCAATCACTctacttgtacttttactatGTGCAATCTTTCTTTATCATAAACTAAGAAAAGCCATCATCAGCTGCAAGACGTGAGTTGTTTCATTTACCCATACTAACTAAACATTTTCCAACTAGGAATATTTTTATTGGCCATAAAaccattttgcatattttttatttaaaaactattatgatacatttttttttaccaaatggctttttttctctttttctttcaaaaaatctcGGAGAATGAATGGATTTTTGACAGTGGGATaattaggttttttttctttgaatgtaTGAAACAGTCAGCAAAGCTCATATATGAGTTCATCAGATGTGCTGGTGATAAAAAGGGGAAGACTCAGCATGATTTTGTTCCTCaaatggtgtgtatgtgtgtgttttattattattgttagttttTTGGAGGCTCAGAATAATGCTTCACTACATAGTTATGGGGAACTATGAATTTCTGAAgaaacaaaacctttttttttttttttcatcttacaaAAATGGTAAATGATATTGATAGATCTTGAAATCTTCATCTAATTTTTTCAAAAGTCATATTTATTAGGGGTGTGATGAGATCTCGCAAGATCTGATTTGTGATGATATCCTCGCCCAGAcctttcaaatatatttgcatgACACTGGCCCTTTCACCAGTGGTGGtatgtaagatattttatattcacaTCAGACAAGTGGATGCATGATAGGCAGGAAAATTACGCAGTGTAGTCTTTATctagtcataaaaacagaattcacaaTTTAACGCAGAATGTCATGGAATTTGTTGACACTGACATtgacaaagtaaaattaaatcaaataacaaTGTACATTATCTGTAAAAATAAAGCTGCAaaatgttctgcgtgtctctgttactGAATGGCCCAGACGCAcaaggcggtcgcacaccggacgagacgcgccgcgtcgcgtcgcgccacatgtaggacaactcgaggtattgcacactggacgcgcacattctatatgcgtgagctcaatttcgcagcaagatgggagagttttaacttcatctattattttaattttaaatatatgattttaattgataaaagctgagttttgaacgttaattaatgaaaagaatctgttattataataagtctgttattgttttgttgtatctgttgtctaggcaactgtgctgctgaaaacgtaaccaaacactttgtaatgttttatttgaatgaaacaagtgtgctgtactttaatttcagtttcagtttataacatctgggttttttaatataaaactatgcggatggcgctctgtggcgcggcagaaatttgaacagcgttctgagtcgtagctgggcaccgcggacagacgccgaatggcgccgccggtgtgtgtactcacatagagaataatgtgttcgaattttaaagacgtggcgcgacgcgacgcggcgctgcgcttctcgtccggtgtgcgaccccctacAGTTACATATACCAAAGACTGTCATTTACTAAAATGCGCCTGATGCTCGTGGTGATTTCAGTGTCtgccgtctcactaaatgaggactaCATGAACCACATCTCAAAATCTGCTCTGTgaatcacttcatgagcattttaccatttgatttgtgtaaaactagcatcatatcATATGCatagaactgtaaaggtatttatggcaacccgtcaaaataaacgTCTGGTACTATTTTTCAGTAGAACGTACACAGtctgctactactactaaaataaacaaacatcttttttttttaattaatcacttCTTCCATGTTtgaattttaatagtaaatcccctttgtttgccaaaaattaagttttcttcattttaattaaaataatcaaattataaatgaaattaacgtttatgccttcatttgataacctgataaatgtaaatacacaacacagaatttttaagggaaaaaaattCATAAGGatactttaagaaaaaataaaataaaaacaattaagttgtttatacattcaaataattagacatgctaaaacacagaagggtaacaataaaaataatatagtgagaaaaaataaaacatttcatagggccctaaacataatttttttgttaaacgtTACAGaacaattaaaatggaaaaaatatatagtgaaaaaaataaataaaatttggattcgtaaatgaagaaaaaaaagtctaaaaatcttGGCTCGTTCTCGTGAACCCAGTCTCTTGTCTTTTcttgtctcgtctcgtctcgtggGATAAGTGTCTCATCACACCCCTACTATTTATGCTTtgtgtgtaaaacatttaatgaagaaaaaattttGGTCAGAAGGTGTGGGTAGCTGTGAGTAATGTAATTATAGTAGTCTGTCCGTTCATGTCACATCTATCTGATTGTTTACAGAAAAACTCCGGCATCTTCAGGGCAGTTGAGTCTGCTTTTTGAGAACAACAGTGCCAAAAAGGACCGCCCTGAGATCAGCCAGCCCATATTCATGG
This portion of the Carassius gibelio isolate Cgi1373 ecotype wild population from Czech Republic chromosome A12, carGib1.2-hapl.c, whole genome shotgun sequence genome encodes:
- the adam8b gene encoding zinc metalloproteinase-disintegrin-like crotastatin isoform X1 gives rise to the protein MQCPAFTTHVLWCLCLWGCVAESLLTLPHVEQFDVVRPKRQSVRKVQSDKSPKSHETYPDRLTYKLFFGGKDHLIHLEKNWQLIGHNYSEIYYQDDGLIVSRNPILKDNCYYHGHIQDLEDSSSVSVGICSGIRGFVRVKQQVYLIEPLTNHSEGDHALYKHEHLRWKRSTTIYDHEPPVAVPLKSSGWKTKRFHTPRFVELFLVVDNTEYTKYGSNMDIISGRMLEVANHVDKLYRALNIRVMLVGLEVWTKQDQIVVSLSSDETLSRFIEWRKSNLLKRVKHDNAQFVTGIDFLGDTVGLANKLAMCSESSAGVNQDHNQNSLGLAATIAHEMGHNMGMSHDEYPCMCGSSNSFCIMTERVGNQFPEQFSDCSLEQLSMFLDNANPSCLLDTPISSRLYSGSVCGNAFLDPGEQCDCGTAEECENPCCDPMTCRLTEGSQCAHGDCCENCQIKDTESMCRAPVNECDVPEYCTGLSEQCPENDFKMNGIPCSSGQGYCYNGQCPTHLQHCQKLWGTGAKIGTDRCFHLNTYGKNDSHCGKTKNGYKACTKENKICGKIFCEGGNEYPITGQKAVIGTLWGLCNVAGDQSEEDALSMVPTGTKCGHNKVCFDYMCQNLTVYGNIEDCALQCNGRGICNHKKQCHCEPGWAPPYCEVRYSEWSSGQRKIIGISVAITLLVLLLCAIFLYHKLRKAIISCKTKTPASSGQLSLLFENNSAKKDRPEISQPIFMGTTVTRPCTPLTARLGPSRPAPPPPKKLPSQSQQTVVKQVIKPTPPPVPPVKPSLAAGSWSTDQVTGDKVKVVLRPPTIPRK
- the adam8b gene encoding zinc metalloproteinase-disintegrin-like crotastatin isoform X2, with product MQCPAFTTHVLWCLCLWGCVAESLLTLPHVEQFDVVRPKRQSVRKVQSDKSPKSHETYPDRLTYKLFFGGKDHLIHLEKNWQLIGHNYSEIYYQDDGLIVSRNPILKDNCYYHGHIQDLEDSSSVSVGICSGIRGFVRVKQQVYLIEPLTNHSEGDHALYKHEHLRWKRSTTIYDHEPPVAVPLKSSGWKTKRFHTPRFVELFLVVDNTEYTKYGSNMDIISGRMLEVANHVDKLYRALNIRVMLVGLEVWTKQDQIVVSLSSDETLSRFIEWRKSNLLKRVKHDNAQFVTGIDFLGDTVGLANKLAMCSESSAGVNQDHNQNSLGLAATIAHEMGHNMGMSHDEYPCMCGSSNSFCIMTERVGNQFPEQFSDCSLEQLSMFLDNANPSCLLDTPISSRLYSGSVCGNAFLDPGEQCDCGTAEECENPCCDPMTCRLTEGSQCAHGDCCENCQIKDTESMCRAPVNECDVPEYCTGLSEQCPENDFKMNGIPCSSGQGYCYNGQCPTHLQHCQKLWGTGAKIGTDRCFHLNTYGKNDSHCGKTKNGYKACTKENKICGKIFCEGGNEYPITGQKAVIGTLWGLCNVAGDQSEEDALSMVPTGTKCGHNKVCFDYMCQNLTVYGNIEDCALQCNGRGICNHKKQCHCEPGWAPPYCEVRYSEWSSGQRKIIGISVAITLLVLLLCAIFLYHKLRKAIISCKTQQSSYMSSSDVLVIKRGRLSMILFLK